The following is a genomic window from Methanobrevibacter ruminantium.
AGCGAAGATAAGAAAAATGAACTCATACATATGTATGAGGACACAATCAAGACTAATACTAAAAAGATTAATGAAAATAATGAAATTATCATTAAATTAAACAAGGAAAAATCATTAAAAGATGCTAATTTATTAAAGCTTGATTCAATTAAAACAAAGATATATCAGAACAAACATATTGTTGGAGATTTGGACAAGTTTTCAAAGAGTTTGGAAACCGTAAATTCCAAAATCAATGATCTTCAAGGCAAGAAGAATGAGCTTGAAGAGTTGGATAAGATAATTGAATTTAAGAATAATGAATTCAAAGAGCTTGAATCTCATGATAAAAAGTATTTGGAAGCAAATACTCTTCTTAAATCATATCCAGATGAATCCAAGATCAAGGATGAATTATATACCATTGCAGGTAAAATCAATCTTGAAGAAGAAAAACTTAAGGAATATGTCAATGCAGATTCCAATCTTTCATTGGATATGAGTTTTGAAACTTTGGACGGATTGATAAAAGACCTCTCTGAAAAGGATACAAGATATCATGTTCTACTAGGTTCTGTGAAAGCTAAAGGTGAGTATGAAGAAAAATTAAAGCTTAAAGCAGATGAAATCTCTCAAAAGGAAAATGATATCAAAATGATTAAGAAAGCAATCGAGTCTTCAGCATATAATGAAGAGAATTACAGGAATATGATATTCCTGATTGAAAGATTAAATGATAAGTTCAATGGATACTCTAAAGAGATTGCTGTCAATGACAACAACTTGAAGATCTATGAAACTACAGTGGAAACCATTGAAAAAACCATTGAAGCAAATAGAAAAAATAAAGAGGAATTCATTGCTGTTAAGGAATATTACGGTTTGCTTGAAGATTTAAGAACTTTCTACAGTAAAGATGGTATTCAAAAGGACTTAAGAAGCCAGTCCAGACCATTGATTCAGAAGTATACAAGGGAATTCTTTGAGAAGTTCAACTTCAACTATTCCGACTTGATATTGGATGATGAGTACAACATTTCCATCTATGGTCCTGAAGGGGAAGCCAATATAGAAATGGTTAGTGGTGGTGAGAAAATAGCTATCTCTCTTGCATTAAGATTAGGCATAACCCAAGCAATGTCAAAAGGAAATATTGAGACAATTCTTTTGGATGAGCCTACAATTCACTTAGACAGTTTCCGTAAACAGCATTTAATCACTGTTTTACGTAGCATGTCTGTAATTCCTCAAATGTTGATAGTTACTCATGATGATGAATTGGAGAATGCTGCAGACACTCTCATTAGAGTTGTTAAAGAAGATGGAATCTCTAAGGTTAAAATAAATAGTTAAAACAGCTTAAAGTTTAAAAAAAGTTTCGATAAGTAATTAATTTATTTACTTATCTTTTTTTATTTAAAATTTTTTTTATATTTTTATTTTTAAATGACTTATTTATCAATAATTAAAAAAAGAAGGAATGATTTATTTAAAAATCATCACAGAATTCATCATAATCTCCGCTTACAATGGATCTTATGTCATCGACAATGCAGTTTGCATTCCATCCAACAACTGCTTTTGCTTTTTTCTCAAGCTCTTCTGGAACTATTTCCATACCATAAGGACGTACTAAAAGTATAGGAATGTCAAATTCTTCCGCTTTTTCGATTAGAATGTCAATATACATTTGGTTATAATTGTAAATTCCAGATAAAACAACAATAACATCTACTTTTTTAAAGAAACTTTCTCCAAAAGGAGCGTAATCCTTTGCCATTGATTCAGTCCATAAGAAGTCCGGTTTAGAGTATAGTTTCTCTGTAAATTGTCCATATTCGTTTTCTTGATCAATTCCACGTGTTATAATAAGATTATAGATTTTATTGTCTTGTTCCTCTTCAAACATTTTATCCTTCCTTTTTAATTTTCATTTTAAGTTCATGTCTTATATTTTATATTGTTTTCTTAATATTAAAAATTTTATATAAAAATCATTTTAAAAGATAATTTTTTTCAATATAATGAATAAATGATAGGATATTCATCATTATAAGTTAATTAAGTAAAGTATATTTGAAAAATAGGCTATAAATTTTAGATGAAAAAATGAATAAAATCTAAAAAAAGTTAAAAAGAAAGATAAAAATTAAGCATTTTTAATTTTTTTTATATGGGATAATAATTTTTTTTAAAAATTACTTAATTTTTATTCTTTAACTTAGTTAGAGTCTTACCTTAAAGGTTATCTTCAATTTATTTTTTATAATTCATTATTTATAAATGTAATGTTTATTTAATGTAGTTATATCAATTAATTTGGATATCTAAAAACAAATATTTATTATTATTCCCATTAAGGCAATATCTTAAAGTTATTTGATGTTTAGATAACTTTAATACAATTTA
Proteins encoded in this region:
- a CDS encoding nuclease, translating into MFEEEQDNKIYNLIITRGIDQENEYGQFTEKLYSKPDFLWTESMAKDYAPFGESFFKKVDVIVVLSGIYNYNQMYIDILIEKAEEFDIPILLVRPYGMEIVPEELEKKAKAVVGWNANCIVDDIRSIVSGDYDEFCDDF